The segment gcagggctgtgaCCCAgcggatcaggctgcccagggccccatccagcctggccttgagtgcctccagggatggggcctcaccaccccctcagtgaaaaacttccccaacatcaaattcaaATATctcctcttttcatttaaaactgttcccccttgtcctgtcactatctatatgtgtaaaaagttgatttccctcctgcttacTGATTCcctttaagtattggaaggaCAAATTACAAACTATATATGCTAGTCACAGGCTTCAGGTACTGGTAGAAGTGGAACAAAACATTAACGAGCAAGAGTTTTCTGCTCCAGAAATAATACTGCCCATGAATCACATACCTTTGTGAAACAAGAATATCTAAGTAGGGAGCAAATTATAGACCTTTCAAAGCTACATGTTACTCAGAGCTATGTATACctaataatattaaaaacaagagAACAATAAAGAGTAAGAAAGGTATAGTCTGGTAGAACAAGTCCACTTTAGTGAGCATTATGGAGGGAGATAACCTTTAAATCAGGCCtgaaaatgtgacagaaaaaaaattattcattttctttgaacaATTAATTTTGTCTCATAAGATTATACTCTCTCTGAACAATACAAGGGATGCTtagactggaaaaaataatttcaaacatTCTGATGGgaaaacagtttaaaagcatACTACTTCAAAAAGTCAGAGTAGCAAAGAGTATAGGAAGAATGCTTTATGGTAAGGTCAGGTAGTAAGCCctacagaaagacaaaatgacAGTGATGAGTGATCTCCAATGTTATGCATTTTTTAAGTCAAATAAATTGGTGGGCATTCCTGtcaccatttctttctctgtttcttttattcttgAGACACAAGGGAGTACCATGCATGTctgaggggggaaggggaagcataactttaatatttttgtattgcAGCTCTTTTCCTGAATTAAATCAGTGCTGGTTTGCTCTTGACAGTATCTCCTTTGAAAAAACACCTTTCATTGGAAAACTACACGTCtcaaaatgtgttatttcagaTTGGCCATTTCAGAATTGCTCCTCTTCCAAGCACACAGCttccttcagtgttttccattttgcactgatatttgaaaagaacaTTAGTCAGAATTACTTTAATCTAGAGCTTGAGTCATACATAATGACTTATGTGCATAGATAAAGCTGTGTTTTCCAGCAGAAGAGATATCTTTTGTAAAGTCTTCAGGACAAAGATACCATCTTGCTTTTTGTTATTGGCAACTGATAAATACACATGTacaaattataaaaatattgaaattgcAGATGCTAAGAATCTCCATAGGATTTTGTTGAATTTCTGAAGTTAGTTAGAAGGGCTAATGCTGATGTATttggaaaatcatagaatcatagaatcacaaggttggaaaggacctacaagatcatctagtccaaccgtcctcccattatcactgctaccacaagccactaaaccatatctcatagctcctcatccagacacctcttgaatatacatatatacaacaTATATACATTAAGATCAAGTATGATAAATGtacctccagaaaaaaaaggagcagctATTTACTTTTGTTGAttatatcagaaataattacattactcttcaagttttgtttctttggttgaTGGACTGTTTTTTACAATGAGGCTTGAGCAGAATTCAGACATACAAAGCCAAGATCTTTGGGCTCCCAAACCACGTATAACTCATTGTATTTTCAGACATCCATCTGCAAAGTAGGTAGACAATTAAGCCTCATAAAAATCTATAATAAAAGTAAAAGCTTTGTCTACTTTCTCGTCTTTATGTATGAATAGCTCAGATTATCACACTCATAAATCCAGCTCTTTTGTTACCATAACTTCAAAGGGGAACGCCATGTAGCTCCTACGCTTACACaagtttggtgttttttttgtttatgaGAGTGGTAAGATGTGGCATCTTGGCTGAAAATAAGATTGAGATCTAAGTTTTCAACCCCAAAATATCAAAGTAAGAATATAAGTCTCCTGTAACAATTTTGAAATACAGGGCACAGCCATTCAGCTTTGTCACTACTAGGAAGAATGCTTATCcccaaatatattttaaaaaacctcacacaaacagcaaaaaataactTAGTAGATACcaagctgaagaaaatatactagtttaacacattttttttcccaaagtgtTTATAATTCTTTATGTTTTCCCCAGGCTCAGATAGTAAAGGGGTTACAAAGCACACagtgaaacagcagcagatgatCATATTTTGGGACTCTGACTTCTTCAAATATGACAGAGCtctacataaaaatacatatagagagagagagagagagagagagagaaaatagagaCATGAAGAAACCAAACAATGATATTAAATGCAAAACTCTAACAGTTTCATGAGGCAGCAATTTAAGAAACATGAACATCTGACTCACTCCATCTTCTCTACCCCTAGTATCagatatgtttttcttttattatttgcttgaattttctttgtgcttatgtagcagaaatgctaagtcacagcctgaaccagtgattgagcacctgctGGGAAGGCTCAGCTGCACACAGTGTACATGAATGGAGGTGAGAgcatcttgctggagatccctgcatacctgaggcTTTTCAAAGGTAAGCaatccttcttccttcttttctccatctATGGCTTCTGTGTTTGGGCTTGTCCTTGgttgctgcagcctaggactttgctatCCCACTATTATTGCTGTAGTTTCCGTCAGCTTGCAATGGAAGTTTAGAATTACAGTTTGTACTCATTTTCTTACATTAAATCTGCTAAGTGTGTGTTTATTATActgtaaaaaacaaatggatcttcttttctttagatAGTAGGAAAAAGggaggattttgtttttgtaaattactgtggctgctgctgctaagaCTGGCTTGACTTTCTGCTTACATTGAATTAAATAAATCATTGTTTACTGGCAGACTTATGAAGCTACCTGAACCAAGTTGTGAAGTACCTCATGAGCTGGATTACATGATAAATGGAAGTACATAAAGTACATAGGCAATGTAGCAGTTTCTGGTCTGTGAGTGCAGGCTATTTTTTGTCAAGCAGAAATTTCTACTAGTGGGATTAGTTAACCACGTTTCAGAAGAGTGTAGGTGCACGGCCACTAACTTCTTTGAGCTGATGTGACCTTCTCTTTGGAAAACTAGACCGTGGGTCTGCCTGAACATCTGGGTGTAATAAGGTGGGTGAAAGTCAAAGAGCGAGAAGCAAACCCACCATCTGGAATTATGATCAGGATGAAGTCAAGGGGTGAGTTGTAATGTTCTGCCTAGGGAATCTGATGTGTCTGCATCTGTTGTATTTGTTTGATAATGTGAGCGTGCAGGTGACCCTTTCTCACAAAGGAGCAGAGAAGGACTCACATCAGCTGTATTGATGGCAAACCTGACTTCAGATGTAGCAAGTGGATGCTGTTTTGTAGTCAAATCTGCTTTGTGATATAGTGTGCGTTTAAGATCAAGAAAAGTAGAATCAAGTTGggttactgaaataaaacatcacaAAGAACTCTGAGTATGTAACCTTCATCAGAGAACGTTGTTAGTACCAAAAATTAAGAGATGATAAACTTTTATTACAGTACTCAAATTCATGGGtcccttttattctttctaagaaaaaaaaaatccattttactcatgcatttttttttttccagttcacaAATGAAATGAACTAGATCCATTCATTTGAAACAAATCCGCCTCAGCTGATGTCCTTAAGTCTACCTAATGAACAAGCATGTGGAGTTGCACAGATGCAGCTGCCCTTGCACATAACTAATGGAAACAGTGGATGTACTTATGCCTGTTCTGCAACTACTCTCCAGCTGACTGTCTCCCCAGCCTCTCACTTGATGATGCTAGCACCTGACCTGAGGGTTTGATTCTTGTTCTCTGACAGGACACAGCTGTCCGTTTCTGTCTGGAGCTTGCACCATCTTTCTTCAACAAGGAGAACCAGTGCTATTAAACCCATgttcctttcccttctgttaGAACTGGCTCTGTGGATGGCACAAGGCTATTTCTTAGCGGAACGCAGCTGGTAGCATACACCTGGCTTCCGCTAAGAAGCAGGCTCTAAGTCTCAGCCATAGCGTAAACTCATTACTGTGGTATTGTTCTTAAATCTTCCCAATACATATGGGAAATTTTCAGCTAAGAATTAATTTCATTCTAATTGAGATGAGCTGATCATTAAGATATACTGAACTAAAATGAGGATCCCTAaagtagagatttttttttgcaatttttaaTGGTAGGATTAAGCAGCCTGCTTCCTTGTGCATAGAGGACAGATGAGGAATAGTGCAGGAAGAGGTGCAGCCTGAACACAGGGGATTACACTTTACAGTAAGCAATACTGACATTGACAACCAAACTCAGCTGATAAAATGAAGTGGACACTAGTAgtagaaaaaggggaaaaaaaaccaaacagtcaGAATAGGAACTCCTGTTGCTGAATTATCTCCAAACCATCTCCACGGTGTTAGCAGTGTTggaaacagaagggaaggaaaataagacTCATTTAATGTTTAGCATTACTTAAAGAGACAAGAGACCTAACAGGGAAATTGATGAAGAAATTGAATATTTTGCCTGGTGTGCCTTTATATGCCTCTTAATAATTTGTCATTTCTCCAAAATTCTGAcaatttctttattctttgtttaaattttttttgaGGTTATAGATCTCTTTACTGGAGATGCCATGTGCATTTAGATTATAACTAACTTGGCATTGCTGTAAAAAGGCATTTACCTGTATTTAATCTCTCTCAAATACCTTCCTTTATTAGGGCATATAATTGTAGTGGCTGCTTCAGTACAAGAAAACTCAAATATATACCATCAATTTCTTGCTTGATAGTAGAatagtttgcttttaaaagatgaCTTAAACTAGCAACTAACTGATGGCTTTGGTTTATTTTCACCTCTCCCACCTGGATTAATAATATCTACTGTCACATTTCCTAGTCAAGCCAGCTAAATAATTTCACATCACATTCAAACAAAAAGTGTATAATTCTCACACTACTGAGTATAAAAAGGAAGCTTAGGGGTTCTTAgcttgtttctctgcttttgcttctgAGTAGACTTTCAACTGCTTCCTTTGTTTTGACCCAGAATCAATCCAACGTGAAGCTGAGTTATGTATTTTATTCACTGTCACCTTGGCATGATTTTTGCCCTGGATTAAATGGCCTCAAAGGCCACCCATGTCCACGCCTCTTTTCTGGCCACTGTCatcttgctgctgcagtgaggtgCAGTGCTAAATGCTTCTTGCATCCAACACACACACTCAACTGAATCAAAACCCACATGTAGTGTATGTTACCTACATGCCACTTGATGAGTAAAATGCAATCATTACTATTCATAATATTTCAACCCACTTACAAATGTGTGTGCCTGTGAAGACACACACTTTTTGGTCAATGTCACAAATTCCACTAGTTCTTTTGGTGGTGTTCTCTTCTTAACgtttattaaaacattaacagtattgttatatacattaactatattatatattttatctgtggcccaggcaagccaaaaggttggacatgTTGTCAGGAATACCTCAGTTCCAAATAGTTGTGGCAGCTGCGTTCTGGGCTTACGCTCACAGCAGAGAAGAACTGTGCCTTCTTGAGTACACTCAACACCTACAGTTCAACTCCCACTTTTCTCCTTACTTACATAATACATTATGGTAGAGTCACTAAGAACTCTCAAGCTCCTATTCAAAACTAACCTGGAACATTCGGCAACATTACTCAGACTACACCTGTGGTGACACTGAAGGCAGGTCTTTGGCCCAGTTTGATCTGCCTTACTCCTGAATAGATGGGCTTTTCACAGCTAGTTAAAACAAGAGCTTGTGGTTTCATTCACGTGTAGTTCAAAACTTTAACAGTGGCTGTTGTTTTCTGGCTGCATCCTCCTTGCTGCTGTACTGCAGATGATGGCCACATGTGGGCATGTGCCTCACAAAGGAGATGAAGCCTTTGTATATTTGTACAGTTCAGGAGGACATGCACAGCAGAGAAGTCCCCTGCTTCAAAAGGGTGGCTGAGAGATGCTTAAATGATAGCAGGCACAATCTATTCATGTGTCATGGCTTAGGCAGCAAAATAAGTACCTGGTAAACATTTCACAAATCCAGGGTAGAACCTATAATACAAATCCATTTATTCCAATTATCACTAGATAAGACAAAAGCTACACACAACACATTATACAAAAAGGAGCTGAAATATCTGTATGCTGCATTCAGTGGTTTTCATACTCAATTCTCATTTCTACAAATTACAAAATTAGAGGACAGTAGTCTTAAAAAGTCAGCCTTCCACAGTTCAAGAGCAGAAAGGCAGTAGTCAGAAATTCACGGGTTAGAAAGGTAAGAGCAATGacctgacagcagcagagcagagctctccaGCACATGTCCAGGCTTTGGGATTCCTGCAGCAAACTTTGTCTGTAACTACTGTTCTGAAAAGATGCTGCAGCATCTGTCCTTTCCACAGTACCAGATAGTTCCAGATACAGCTTATTCAggatgttttgggttttttttccttctatataTGGATATGAATAttttacacatacatatatacacttTCCTTTACACAAATATATGTTTTGTACATAGCTAAAGTGTATTATCAGAAAACCCAATTATAATCAGTGCAGCTCCGAGCCTGTCTCAGTGTTGCTTAAGATCCTGTGTGGAGCACTCTCTGAATTCATCTGTAGAATTTGCAATTATCCTCACCTGAAGTTTCTTCTTCACAGTCAGTGAGAAGAACCACACCCTTGTAGAAACTGCTCCTCTGATTAACTGCCATTAACTCCTCTGCTATTGCCCTTCTCTGACCAGGCAGAAAGCCAAAGTGACCTAAATCAGATGTAAACATCTTATTTAGTGAGAAATGCCACTGTGTGATATCTTCATTCATTAATCTTTATTAATTCCCTTCTATTAGTATGCTCAAGATtacaaaaacatacattttatcAATGTAACACTTCCAGCTGTAATGCTTTCGCATTGCTATTCATAAATAATACACAAACCATTAAAAAGCTCTATAAAAATACACCATTTTTTGGTATGTCTGCTTGTACCAAAACAAGAATGAAATATAGACAACTCTATTGACAAGTGCAAGTGTTACATGTACCACTGATGCAAAATAGACAATACCCAAGATTGAGGTGTTATAACGTTTCCCTACATGGAACAGAATCAAATCTAAAGAGGGAAAATTACTCCATCCAGTGAATAAagtttgtgggttgttttttgtttttgtttttaataaatattcaaCATGTAGGCTTAGAAAAGATTAAATTATTGTTTGTATAAGcctttttcattaaaagctACAGATTATTGAACAAAATTGAACCCAGAGAAACTGCCAAGAAACAAACTTGCTATATAATACAGCACTCAGGTGTTTGTgtttataaattatatatatatatacatatacataaaaatagaagaacTAAAGGgatgaaactgttttctgttaCACAAAGGAAGAGTGCAGTCTTTATGCTCTCCAACATTTAGTTACTGCATGCAACTGCTTTAGCTCCTGCAGGCCCAGCTCATGCTTCTGTTCCTTGTCCTGCAGGAGTTAAAAGCAAACCTTCCTACTTCTGTACCTGTAGGATAAAACAAGGAGAGGCTTCATTTCTTGATAAAACtccacttttaaaatataaccCATGCCTATGGGACTGTATGCTTTTCACACATATCTTGCAAGATCTGCTGTATCACTTTAGCATTTGTTCAAGTTAGggcttctcattttaaaaactgcCTAAACACAGTTGAGACTTTTAGAAAATAGAACCAGGCAAAGCATAGCATATAATAAAGCAAATCTCATTTGATTGTCCCAGGCAGACTTCTTCAAACATCGAAGTCTTACCTTTCCTCAGTTATAAAGTGGATCTAACATTGATCAGCTTAATTTCAAGTGTCTGAAGTAACTGTAGTCTGCAGCTGCTTGCTCTGTTTCTGGAGGGAGACACTGCAATGCCAGGAGAAACTGGATGGGATTTGAAAGAGCTTTGTAGTGGACTCAGTTTACATCCTTGCATGCCACATAGCCTCAAATCCTTGCAAGTTTAGTGTCCCAGAGTATAAACTGTGGGACCCCAGGACTTGTTTCCTGCATGGTTCATCCATTCTAACTagagacagagaagagaaaggcaggaaTTGCTTTAGGAACTTAAGTTTAACCCATCCAGATATGTCAGAGTAAACCATTTGCCTAGCAATGGGAAGCCTGCACtacttttcccttctttgtcaTGCTGtcttatcttttattttcaacaaCCCTCAAATATGACATATTCCCCCAAACAGTACAGCAATATATTTTGCTATTTATGGCTGACTGGCAATGAATTGAGCTGTAATGGGAAAGCAAAGCGTTTACACGATAAACCCGTAAATCATTTTGTAATCATCAACATGCATTTCTGCTGCCAATTAGAAACCTAATTCACTGGAACTGGTTACTCACTACATTAtacaaaggttaaaaaaaaagtcatttgtgCTTCACGTTCTGATAACTGGGATGTGATAGTAGCGGTCATCCTCAGTCAGGAGAGAAATCTCATTCCATTCCCTTCGGTATTCATCTGGACAGTTTACTTGAAATCCTTCAGTATTAAATCTATGCAGTCTGTAAATTCTGATCTTTACTTCAAGCAGGTATCCAAGAAGGAACAGTTCAACCTAAAAATGAAAGAGGTTGTAAGATGTTTATTTCCAGTCTTATAAAACTAAAATGAAGATAACCCAGGCTAGGACAAGTCACCTATCTTACTTTGAAACAGTAGACAAGGAATTACAAAGGCTTTTTtgtaagcaaagaaagaaaattaaaagtttCAGGATATTCTCAATGTCCCAACCATCTTTCTGCCACTCTTTTTCATATTGAGGATATTCTGGGTAATACTTGCAGCTTTGGAAACATCCCTCTTCCACTTGACACCATACATAATCCGCTCCCCAACTCAGCTCACACAGCTTACTGGAGAGCACTAAGGAACTAATGTTTAATAGATTGATACCTCAAAAAATGGGAAGCCTGCCACCTTGTGATCACTTGCTACAACGGGGATGCAATGgtaaaaggaaacatttcatgCATTTCAAGCTTCAGAACTGGTTCTTCATTAACATGTTTTGCAAAGGATTGtttaaactggaaaaatgctttggaaaagtAACTCATATCCTTGGGCATAGCCAGACACAGGAAAACGCATCTTGTTAGATCAAAACAAAGGTGCACATTATCTAATGATTGACTTCGTAAGTGAAGTAGATTATGAAAAAATGATTTCACCCATTGGAAAGCTCTACACTACATCTATTGATACAGCATTTACTTTCAGCCCAGCAAGAGAACTGGCCACACTATTTTattatactatttttttttcctggaagtcTTCAGTTTACTTCCctacatttcaaagaaaaaaaatgggccGATCATCACAAATGATGTACAGTACATTCCCCCCAGGCACATCAGAGATGGGATTACTTCTGTGatttagtttttcatttgtatCATTACCTGGTCTAGGCAACCGGAGTCACCTATGGCATTCAGATGATTCATCATGAAACTCAAAGGGTCAGATGAAGTATCCCGAGCAAAGAGGAGGCTAAAAAGGTGGGGTAGAGGTTCATCCCTGTTCTTCATTTGCTCGTAGGCTTCAACAACTTCGTAGAGCATGATAAATTTTATAGCCTCATATAGCTTGTGTTCCTTGCTCTCATCAGAAAAGAGTGCATTACACatgtttcctctttcttcatGATCTTTAGTACCACTTATTTCAGCCCACTAGAAAGCACACAGAAGAATGCTAGTCAACTTAGTAAGAATTTAGACGAATAACCAACTCATTAAGAATTCTACTTAATATGAAAGACACCAAAATAGGAGCAGTCGCCACTCCATACTGTTCCTGTGGCCAAATGTAACTGCAAATAAGCCAGTGGTTTTGAGTGATTCGCAGTAAAATGTGAAGTCTTAGGCacttaattttccatttcactACCTGAATTTATTTGCTACAGACTGCTCAAGGCATCTGGATGCTTATGATAGGCTatgagaaagcaaatgcaattcCTCCATACAAAAGCCACCCACCATCACAACAGAAAATCCAGCTATGACTGACAGTATAATGTGCAACCACCAAAAGCACCTCAAAGTTGTAGGAATTCTGTGTAGGTGCATCAAATATACACTACGCTATAAGCAAAGGTTAGATTAAGTGATGACTCCTGACTTGTTTTTAACTTACACCATCCAAAATTCAGTAATTTTCCTCAGTAGAACCCTTTATGTTACAAGTTAGGCTTGCTTAAATCCTTAGATGCTAAGCCTAATTCAGAAGTAGATCAGTTAAAGGGAACCTATGTAAATTGGACATGATATTATgaactgtatgtatttgtatgcCTTCAGTGCGTTCTGATTATGAGGTCAAGCTAAGTTTGTTAGCCAAGAATGGACAAGACAAAGACACACACAGGACAACAACAAATAGAAAtttcttgttctgctcagcTTACAATTGGAGCTCCTCAGCTCTATGTTGCTCTAGAGGGTTTGAAAGCTGGTGCTATTACTAAGCAAATGAGTCAGCCAGGAGATGAACAGCATTGGACTAGACACCAAATGAGAAAGATTAAGACATCCAGTCCTGAACACAGTGGATATAAACAGTCATCTGAAAGCAAGAGGTTTTTCAGGACCACAATAAGAGATGATGCTCAGTGACTAGGACTCAAATCAGTTGCAgttaattctgtgattgtatttATATGCTGAAACTGCCAAACACCGAGAACTGTAACTCAAAAAGTCTAATTTACTTTACTAATTGAGAAACAGACGCTGCAATCTCCTCATGCATCCTGAAGACCATTCttgcagatgaaaaacaaaaccaagtggATGAAACATTACTAACTACCCCTCTGCTAGAGGACTTCTACTACCAATTTGAAAAGTCTGTCTGGAGTACAAATTGCTGACTGACTTACACATCCCAGGCCCAAAGGCATCTGCAGGAAGGAGCCCTGAGGATGAAGATGGAACcaggaaaggcagcagagctggctgcctcCTGCTTAGCAAACTGGCAGGCACTCTGCTGCACCTTGGTCACTTGAGGCAAGTCAGGCATGAGGAGGCTCAGTCTCAGGAGTCCGGGGTATGAAGCAAGCCTCTTGCAAAAGCATGCTAGTGTATAGCTAACATTCATCAAAAGGCTCAAAATACTAGTGCCCACTTTCCCTTCATCTTCAAGTCACAGTTATAGTAGAATTGCATCTATAAGCTTTAGACACCAAAAAACATTTACTGAATTTGGCTATTCAAGTTTCAAGAAAGTACATAAGGTTCCTCATGGTACTTGCAGAGCAACGACACAAGTAGGCAGTTAAATACAACAGAAACCCAGTTCCCAGTGCTGACTCTTTTCACACTACtaaatacactttaaaaaagCATTCATGAAAATAGGTTCAAGTCCACCTCACCGGCCAAACAGCACCTTTTTAGCAACAGAATAAAGCTAGGAATTAGACctcataggatcacagaaccatagaatttctcaggttggaaaagactttcaagatcatcaagtccataCCCTAACTCATGTTCAGTAACAACATAATGCATAAAGAAGCTGCTGCGCAACAACTAATCTACTGCATGGATTTGCTTACCATGCTGACTTGCAACTTCTTTCTGTACAAACATCCAGTTTGAATGCATCATCCTAAGGGACCAGTGTCAACATACAAGGAACAAGAAGATACAAACCAAAAGCCAAACAACCCAACACTGATAAATACAGAGCAAGTAGGATAAAATGCTAATTGCACAACAGAAGTAGTTGGGATGCTGGCGAGGAGAGAGGTGGTGGCATGCTGGGGACGGACTGTGGCAAACTGAATAGAAGCAGTTCCAGGCTCACACAATGAGAGACCAGCAGAAATCCCAGAGGAGCTCAAGCAAAATGCAAGTTCCTGTCAGTCTgattttcatctcattttcaaGAGCCTTTAACGCTACTAAACTCCAGGGTTTTTAGatgcataaataaaattaaactcctgGCTGGGAATGCGAGCAATCTGGTTATGCTGAACAGACAGGGCAGTGAGGCTGTCAGATCTTTGCAGTCAAGCACTTCAGCTTATGGACAGAAATTATTACAAAAAAGTTAACAAAACATTAAATGGAGAAGGGAACAAGGGAAAGACAACAgattgagaagaaaatgcactaTTTGTTTGTTCCCTCCAGTTCTGGGAGGGCATCTAGGAGGATCTCATATAGCATGTagttattttcattgaaatgaTGAGGTACTGTGGGAGATACCTGATGGTGAGGGCAGATAACCATGTGTTAACAGCTGTGGGAAGGGGGACCTCCTTAACTTGCAGGGAGATGGAGTACTTAACCTAGCAGAACCCCAAAACCTGAACTCCTCTGCAGAAGAGACAGCCTGCCCAGAAGCTGAGCTCTCTGAGGCTGGGAGACAGTCAGACTGCCACAGAAATATGTAACAAGAGAATGATCCCTAATTATTCCCTCAACCCACTTAGAAGTGCTTTTATGTCACCCAGCCACCTCCTAAATACTCACATTTGTCTTTAACGTTTCCATACATTTGCGTAACTTTCCAAAGGCATTGGGACCTGTGTAACTTTCTGGCCCAAAACTGTATTGCTGAATCCAATTGCAACCTTGAGAATACAGAAGCTTTTCAGGaagctggaaggaaagaaagtcaATTAAGTAGAAATCATAACCATAACAAGAAGTAGACTATAAAATTATAGAAACCTGCCTACCGAGATTGTAACACATTTTAATTTATGATGTGATTCTATCTTCTGGTTGTACAgatcaaacaaaaaacagaaataggCTTCGGAACAAATCAAATGTTAAAAGGAAACCCAATTTGGCTGCCAAGTCCTtaagaaacttttaaaatagtgccagccagaaaagaagaaaatatgttctCAGCAAAATACACAACCCATGCTCTGGAAAAGCTGGATGCATCCAAACTCAGTAAGGCTTCTAGAATTCCAGACACCTTCCAGCTGGCAGATGTGcccccacaggcagcagctaCAGATCCCCACCTCCTTGCTGCT is part of the Gallus gallus isolate bGalGal1 chromosome 2, bGalGal1.mat.broiler.GRCg7b, whole genome shotgun sequence genome and harbors:
- the FAM105A gene encoding inactive ubiquitin thioesterase OTULINL isoform X3, which gives rise to MLSMSFLITVFWYCRRLYSFLAQLLKRWSSYLQRKLIKNRSVLEEVDLLGYSAREWREETKQAKHMREAYNELFQNYHIKYLRQVRKDNYCVLRAVLFQIFSQGIPFPSWMRERDILKLPEKLLYSQGCNWIQQYSFGPESYTGPNAFGKLRKCMETLKTNWAEISGTKDHEERGNMCNALFSDESKEHKLYEAIKFIMLYEVVEAYEQMKNRDEPLPHLFSLLFARDTSSDPLSFMMNHLNAIGDSGCLDQVELFLLGYLLEVKIRIYRLHRFNTEGFQVNCPDEYRREWNEISLLTEDDRYYHIPVIRT
- the FAM105A gene encoding inactive ubiquitin thioesterase OTULINL isoform X2, producing MLKPFSGSHEVQSWTRATKQSLCLVWQKVKLQLMLSMSFLITVFWYCRRLYSFLAQLLKRWSSYLQRKLIKNRSVLEEVDLLGYSAREWREETKQAKHMREAYNELFQNYHIKYLRQVRKDNYCVLRAVLFQIFSQGIPFPSWMRERDILKLPEKLLYSQGCNWIQQYSFGPESYTGPNAFGKLRKCMETLKTNWAEISGTKDHEERGNMCNALFSDESKEHKLYEAIKFIMLYEVVEAYEQMKNRDEPLPHLFSLLFARDTSSDPLSFMMNHLNAIGDSGCLDQVELFLLGYLLEVKIRIYRLHRFNTEGFQVNCPDEYRREWNEISLLTEDDRYYHIPVIRT
- the FAM105A gene encoding inactive ubiquitin thioesterase OTULINL isoform X1 gives rise to the protein MQRRHDRNSSKSGDQFTEQEKRNRINHSKRSAGSHEVQSWTRATKQSLCLVWQKVKLQLMLSMSFLITVFWYCRRLYSFLAQLLKRWSSYLQRKLIKNRSVLEEVDLLGYSAREWREETKQAKHMREAYNELFQNYHIKYLRQVRKDNYCVLRAVLFQIFSQGIPFPSWMRERDILKLPEKLLYSQGCNWIQQYSFGPESYTGPNAFGKLRKCMETLKTNWAEISGTKDHEERGNMCNALFSDESKEHKLYEAIKFIMLYEVVEAYEQMKNRDEPLPHLFSLLFARDTSSDPLSFMMNHLNAIGDSGCLDQVELFLLGYLLEVKIRIYRLHRFNTEGFQVNCPDEYRREWNEISLLTEDDRYYHIPVIRT